The following coding sequences are from one Humulus lupulus chromosome X, drHumLupu1.1, whole genome shotgun sequence window:
- the LOC133804959 gene encoding protein MOR1-like, whose translation MLDDRFKWKVREMEKWKEGKPGEARATLRRSVREIGLDVAEQGGEVTRSVSGPVLPRKNYGNADIHVERQLMPRVLAGTNGPTDWNEALDIISFGSPEQSVEGMKVVCHELTQATNDPEGSAMDELIKDADRLVSCLANKVSKTFDFSLTGASSRSCKYVLNTLMQTFQNKRLAYAVKESTLDSLITVLLLWLLDERVPHMDDGSQLLKALNVLMLKILDNADQTSSFVVLINLLRPLDPSRWPSPASNETFAVRNQKFSDLVVKCLIKLTKVLQSTIYEVDLDRILQSIHLYLQDLGMEEIRRRAGADDKPLRMVKLFYMN comes from the exons ATGCTGGATGATAGGTTTAAATGGAAG GTTCGAGAGATGGAAAAATGGAAGGAAGGGAAGCCTGGCGAAGCCAGAGCTACTTTGAGACGTTCTGTGAGGGAAATTGG ATTGGATGTAGCAGAGCAAGGTGGAGAGGTTACACGATCTGTCTCTGGCCCAGTACTTCCAAG GAAAAACTATGGGAATGCTGACATACATGTGGAGAGACAACTTATGCCCCGTGTTCTTGCTGGTACCAATGGCCCCACTGATTGGAATGAAGCTTTGGATATTATTTCTTTTGGTTCTCCTGAGCAG TCTGTTGAAGGAATGAAAGTCGTGTGTCATGAGCTGACACAAGCCACTAATGATCCAGAAGGCAGTGCAATGGATGAACTTATTAAAGATGCAGACAGACTTGTTTCATGCCTTGCAAACAAG GTTTCCAAGACCTTTGATTTCAGCTTGACAGGAGCATCATCTAGATCTTGTAAATATGTTCTCAACACCCTCATGCAG ACATTTCAAAACAAGAGACTGGCTTATGCTGTCAAGGAAAGCACTCTTGATAGTCTAATTACTGTGCTCCTTCTATGGTTGTTGGATGAGAGAGTTCCACATATGGATGATGGCAGCCAGCTTTTAAAAGCTTTGAATGTTCTGATGCTAAAGATTCTG GATAATGCAGATCAAACTTCATCCTTTGTTGTTCTCATCAATCTCTTACGTCCATTAGATCCTTCAAGGTGGCCCTCACCTGCATCAAATGAGACATTTGCTGTCAGAAATCAGAAGTTCTCTGATCTGGTTGTTAAATGTTTGATAAAACTTACAAAG GTTCTTCAAAGCACTATTTATGAAGTCGACCTTGACCGCATCCTTCAAAGCATCCATTTGTATCTGCAAGACTTGGGGATGGAAGAAATTAGAAGACG TGCTGGTGCTGATGACAAGCCATTGCGCATGGTGAAACTGTTCTACATGAACTAG